The Tolypothrix sp. NIES-4075 genomic interval AGAATGCGTTGCACAGTCGAACAGCGAGGCAGAACGAATACTTCGCCTGGGCACTTGGAGTTACTACTTTGGACGAACTAAGGGCTGGGGTGTGGGGGTGCGATCGCTACCAGTTTACGGCGTAATATTCGCTTATCTTTGTTGTAGATATTGAGGTACATTCCTTCATTGGAATTTTCACGCCAGGAAACTGAATAAGTATAATTGCCATTTTCCCAAGTAATACCTCGATAACCGTTATCACGCCATTTTGTTCCACCTTCCAAGTTGATACATTTTAAGCGAGCATCACAACAAGTGTAAGTATTGCCATTTTTCCCACTATCCAAAGTAATCGTAAATTAAGAGGCACGGTAAGTATCAGCTTTTGCATGATTAGCAGTTGCTCCAATCAGAGAAGCAGTCAGAATTGCAGTCAAAAAAAATCCTTTTAAGCGTTTAATCATATTTACATGAGTGAATTTTTTGCTAAGATTTCTTACTTTTGTAATTTCAGATTTAATCTTTATATTTATAAGATGCGCTACGATTTTTGGGGGAGTCCAATAGTTAATATCAAGTCCGGTTAATCACTTATGATTACCGGATAATAGCAAAAATCCCAAAAGCCTCTTTCAAGAGTGCAAGAAAGCAAGAGTGCGGTCTAAATAATAAGTCTTTAACCGGACATGATATAAGTCATCGTCAAATAGTCAATAAAAAACAGAATTAAAAATATAGGGTTCCAGATAGCTTGGCTGAAACCCTACATTTATCTATATTTTTATAATGGGCAGGAGGAGAATCGAACTCCTATGACCTCACGGCCGCCACATTTTGAGTGTGGTGCGTCTACCAATTCCGCCACCCGCCCTTGGGTGCAACTTTACTATTATACTCTTTTTCTGACGAATGCAACAACTTTTGATATTCTTTGCTGCTTGCCCAGCGATCAATTTCTCGTGCCCGCAGTACTGGCACTGGATGCGATAATTGAGCGGTGCGAGCTACTTTTACCATTTCACCCAATTCGGTCTTGCTAATATCATCGTAAGCGCGAGCTTGGGCGACAAAGGCATCAAGGTTGAGTTGGGGTGCTAATGTTGGGGAACCACCGGCAAGCTTCATCAAGACTGACATGACAACTTTGGGATCTTGGGTGGCTAATAATGCGGCGCGATCGCATGTAAACTCAGCACAGCGTACCCATTCTAAAAGTTGTGCTTGTATGCTTTGTGCTAGCACTGCTCCTATATTTGGTAGACTTGCGGCTGCTAATACCAATAAATTTACCGGAGTCAGGTAAACGCTGTGATCGCATTTGAGATGTCCTAACTCATGGGCAATCACTGCCTGAATTTCCTCTGGGGTAAGTAAATCAATTAAGGAAGTGTGTACGACAATAAAAGGCTGCTTGCCCCGCATGGCAAAAGTATAAGCGTTGGGAGCCGGATGCTGACGGATATACAGTTGGGGAGGCTCCATATCCAAAATTTTACAAGCTTCTAACAAAAGCTTGTGTAA includes:
- a CDS encoding M48 family metallopeptidase — protein: MSLFKTQLIGIKADSFRHPLDLEATLALKQIPGLDMLVRNLLGPLAEQVFYVENIASSVLVGEQQLPDLHKLLLEACKILDMEPPQLYIRQHPAPNAYTFAMRGKQPFIVVHTSLIDLLTPEEIQAVIAHELGHLKCDHSVYLTPVNLLVLAAASLPNIGAVLAQSIQAQLLEWVRCAEFTCDRAALLATQDPKVVMSVLMKLAGGSPTLAPQLNLDAFVAQARAYDDISKTELGEMVKVARTAQLSHPVPVLRAREIDRWASSKEYQKLLHSSEKEYNSKVAPKGGWRNW